One Oncorhynchus masou masou isolate Uvic2021 unplaced genomic scaffold, UVic_Omas_1.1 unplaced_scaffold_10860, whole genome shotgun sequence DNA segment encodes these proteins:
- the LOC135529071 gene encoding sodium- and chloride-dependent GABA transporter 3-like → VLTSLGSYNKYNNNCYKDCVALCILNSATSIFAGFAVFSVLGFMAHTLDVDMNEVVKGGPGLAFIAYPKAVSLLPGAQFWAVLFFLMVILLGLDSQFVCVESLATSITDMFPGVLRRPGRREILVLVIAVVCFLLGLPLITENGIVLFQLIDSYGPSGTSLLFIACFECIAVAWVYGANRFLDNIEDMIGYHPFPSVLKYCWLFVTPLICGITLVYDTLTRSSTNLNLEYAPGPWASRVASLLILTPLMCIPVYILLCLWRNPKGMTTASSDLRQARPHQPRLTVCERVIIEGQEKPPRNAGDRDEKLAMEEISGV, encoded by the exons GGGTCCTCACCTCTCTGGGCAGCTACAACAAGTACAACAACAACTGTTACAA GGATTGCGTGGCACTCTGCATTCTCAACAGTGCCACCAGCATCTTTGCTGGATTCGCCGTCTTCTCCGTGCTGGGATTCATGGCTCACACATTGGACGTGGACATGAATGAAGTTGTTAAAGGAG GACCTGGTCTGGCTTTCATTGCCTATCCCAAAGCCGTGTCCCTGCTACCAGGGGCCCAGTTCTGGGCCGTCCTCTTCTTTCTTATGGTTATCTTACTGGGTCTGGACAGCCAG TTTGTGTGTGTAGAGAGCTTGGCCACATCCATCACTGACATGTTCCCTGGTGTACTGCGGAGGCCTGGCCGGAGAGAGATCTTAGTACTAGTCATCGCTGTAGTCTGCTTCCTACTGGGTCTGCCTCTCATCacggag AATGGGATAGTCCTCTTTCAGTTGATTGACTCGTATGGACCCAGtgggaccagtctgctgttcATTGCATGTTTTGAGTGCATCGCCGTCGCCTGGGTCTACG GTGCGAACCGTTTCCTTGACAACATTGAAGACATGATAGGCTACCATCCTTTCCCTTCGGTGCTGAAGTACTGCTGGCTGTTTGTGACACCACTCATCTGTGGG ATCACCCTGGTGTATGACACACTGACCAGGTCATCAACCAATCTAAATCTAGAGTACGCACCTGGGccctgggcctcccgagtggcctctctcctcatcctcacccCTCTGATGTGTATCCCTGTCTACATTCTGCTGTGTCTGTGGAGG AATCCTAAAGGGATGACCACTGCGTCCAGTGACCTGCGCCAGGCACGGCCACACCAACCCAGACTCACCGTGTGTGAGCGTGTCATTATCGAGGGACAAGAGAAACCCCCCAGGAACGCAGGGGATCGGGATGAGAAGCTGGCCATGGAGGAGATCAGTGGAGTCTAG